A section of the Pristiophorus japonicus isolate sPriJap1 chromosome 4, sPriJap1.hap1, whole genome shotgun sequence genome encodes:
- the hbegfb gene encoding heparin-binding EGF-like growth factor b, with the protein MRNSFAAALLVLAAVACSTAVGAAIEGYESEVTRSRRRGEKDILSILGGVIEEEPTVPTAERPVSDRAPEIPQAAFYKSAENSTAAVDGKGKVKRERERTNKRGKRKGKKNPCYRKYKDFCIHGECHYMKHIKEVACRCLSGYEGIRCGTFILAVEHPKDPNDNTTTLAIVAVVLSSLSLTVILVLLVLGYHRRVASYNVKNEEKIKLGNNNSH; encoded by the exons ATGAGGAACTCGTTCGCAGCAGCCCTGCTTGTTCTCGCCGCAG TTGCTTGCAGTACTGCGGTGGGAGCGGCCATCGAAGGCTATGAGAGTGAAGTAACTCGGAGTCGCAGAAGAGGGGAGAAGGATATTCTGAGCATCCTCGGAGGGGTTATTGAGGAGGAACCGACTGTACCCACAGCTGAGCGCCCAGTCAGTGACCGAGCCCCTGAAATACCACAAG CGGCCTTTTACAAATCTGCGGAAAACTCGACTGCGGCTGTCGACGGCAAAGGCAAAGTGAAACGTGAACGTGAAAGGACCAACAAACGTGGCAAGAGAAAGGGAAAAAAAAACCCATGCTACAGAAAATACAAGGATTTCTGCATTCACGGAGAATGTCACTACATGAAACATATTAAAGAGGTAGCATGCAG GTGCTTATCAGGATATGAAGGAATACGGTGTGGTACCTTCATTTTAGCTGTGGAGCATCCAAAAGATCCAAACGACAACACGACGACACTGGCTATTGTGGCAGTGGTGCTTTCCTCCCTTAGTCTCACTGTAATCCTTGTCCTATTGGTTCTTGG ATATCACAGGCGAGTTGCCAGTTATAATGTAAAAAATGAAGAAAAGATTAAACTTGGAAATAACAACAGTCACTGA